A region of Streptomyces sp. WMMC500 DNA encodes the following proteins:
- a CDS encoding AMP-binding protein, with protein MAASTDLRRELSALWLAALALPPGEEVAGGEAFFDAGGDSLAVIMLHTTIEERLRLDIDVGEVFDVLATRDFDALVALVSATAGPGAAAPAAADAPGATAAGDGDGVRAHQHIGERIGVLAARHPDRTAVISVRPDGAETSVTWAELQARSNAAARALAAAGVGGDDVVVVCLPNGIPHIVSTLAAWKVGALVVPVNPALPEREHAELLARVAGAHVIGGRSGSPPPADLPATAADGAEYPSSGVPRSAALTGGSTGTSRIVLRRHPWTYDPDAPAPAGYSLEGMRTGQVQLVSLPMYHGGFLETHNGLAMEHTVVVMERFSPTLFLRLVERHRVAFLVLVPTLMRAIASVPDVESFDLGSIEALYHGSGGCHESDKRRWLDLLSPERVYEDYGSIEDIGFLTIRGDEWLKHPGSVGRPSGDVTVRILDDDGAGVPAGTVGNVYVRSSRSTQPRYLGGGPPLAGRDGFLTVGDLGYLDEDGYLYLVDRRADMINVGGINVYPAEIEGVLAELPDVADVAVVGRPHDVLGAAVHAVVVPAAGSRPREQDLDAHCRGRLVRTKVPVSYTFTDRLPRDAAGKLRRRDL; from the coding sequence ATGGCTGCGTCAACCGACCTGCGAAGGGAGCTGTCGGCGCTCTGGCTGGCGGCCCTCGCCCTGCCGCCCGGCGAGGAGGTCGCCGGCGGGGAAGCCTTCTTCGACGCCGGCGGCGACTCGCTCGCGGTGATCATGCTCCACACGACGATCGAGGAGCGGCTGAGGCTGGACATCGATGTCGGCGAGGTCTTCGACGTTCTCGCCACGCGCGACTTCGACGCTCTGGTCGCACTGGTCTCGGCAACCGCCGGACCCGGGGCCGCGGCTCCCGCCGCCGCTGACGCCCCCGGTGCCACCGCCGCCGGCGACGGGGACGGCGTACGCGCGCACCAGCACATCGGCGAGCGCATCGGCGTGCTGGCCGCGCGCCATCCCGACCGTACGGCCGTGATCAGCGTCCGGCCGGACGGCGCCGAGACCTCTGTGACCTGGGCCGAACTTCAGGCGCGCAGCAACGCCGCCGCCCGGGCGCTCGCCGCCGCCGGGGTCGGCGGGGACGACGTGGTCGTGGTCTGCCTGCCCAACGGCATCCCGCACATCGTCTCCACGCTGGCCGCCTGGAAGGTCGGCGCGCTCGTCGTGCCCGTCAACCCCGCGCTCCCCGAGCGGGAGCACGCGGAACTGCTCGCCCGGGTTGCGGGGGCCCATGTCATCGGCGGCCGCTCCGGTTCGCCACCACCCGCGGACCTGCCGGCCACCGCGGCGGACGGGGCGGAGTACCCGTCCTCCGGGGTGCCGCGGTCGGCGGCCCTGACCGGCGGAAGCACCGGCACCTCGCGGATCGTGCTGCGGCGGCATCCGTGGACGTACGACCCCGACGCACCCGCGCCCGCCGGCTACAGCCTGGAGGGGATGCGGACCGGCCAGGTCCAGTTGGTCTCCCTCCCCATGTACCACGGCGGTTTCCTGGAGACCCACAACGGGCTCGCGATGGAGCACACCGTCGTGGTGATGGAACGGTTCTCGCCGACGTTGTTCCTGCGTCTCGTGGAGCGGCACCGGGTCGCCTTCCTGGTGCTGGTGCCGACCCTCATGCGTGCCATCGCCTCGGTGCCGGACGTCGAGTCCTTCGACCTCGGCAGCATCGAGGCCCTGTACCACGGGTCCGGGGGCTGCCACGAGTCGGACAAGCGCCGGTGGCTCGACCTGCTCTCGCCGGAGCGCGTGTACGAGGACTACGGCTCCATCGAGGACATCGGCTTCCTCACCATCAGAGGCGACGAGTGGCTGAAACATCCGGGAAGCGTGGGGCGGCCGTCCGGGGACGTGACCGTACGGATCCTCGACGACGACGGCGCCGGCGTGCCGGCCGGGACGGTCGGCAACGTGTACGTCCGTTCGTCGCGCTCGACGCAGCCCCGCTACCTCGGCGGCGGGCCGCCCCTCGCCGGGAGGGACGGGTTCCTGACCGTCGGCGACCTCGGTTACCTGGACGAGGACGGCTACCTGTATCTCGTCGACCGCCGGGCGGACATGATCAACGTCGGCGGGATCAACGTCTATCCGGCCGAGATCGAAGGGGTGCTGGCCGAGCTTCCCGACGTCGCCGACGTGGCGGTCGTGGGACGGCCCCACGACGTCCTCGGCGCGGCCGTGCACGCCGTGGTCGTACCGGCCGCGGGGAGCCGGCCGCGCGAACAGGACCTCGACGCCCACTGCCGCGGCCGGCTGGTGCGCACCAAAGTCCCCGTCTCCTACACGTTCACCGACCGGCTCCCCCGGGACGCGGCCGGCAAGCTCCGCCGACGCGACCTGTGA